aagattGACTCATACTTGAGCGCAGGCAGTTGAGGTTGAGGCGGCCTTAAAGAGGAGCTTGTCTGGGGACTGAAGTTCACTGAGTGTGTCCCAACCCCACCCTGGCGGAGTTTGCAGTGGAGTCAGCACTCTTTCCACTGGCCCtaggtcagcacacacacatccttaaaGCTACAGTACAACAGCTCATCTGAGCACTACATAGCACACTGCTGTTAGGATACCTATTTTTCATGGCTACACTTTTATGAACACATTTCAGATTTTCACTCAAGCATTGTAAAGCTACATAGCCCTATATGAAtgatttccccttggggatcaataaagtatctatctctatctatctatctatctatctatgaacaCTTCCTCCACTTCTACTTCCTAAAGCTACAACAACCCATCTAAacactacatacagtacactacatTAGTAAGCTACGTTTGGCATTCTTTTAGCTCTGCGATTTCCACTGTCTTGGTACACAGATGTCTTTAAAGCGACAACAGCCTGTTTAAACATATCAAAGCCTAAATAAGCTCTGTTACTGCTCCTCCAGCTGTTTCATGAACTATTTCCTGTCTCTGAATTTAAAAAACTAAACAAGCATCGCAGAGCTAGATCAGTAAACTGCCCAGTGTCTATGAATATCTCTAAAGCAATGCCTTCCACTTCTGAACAGAAGACTGTCCATCTCCGCACCGTTACTGTTCTTTAAGCCGTTTCATCAgatctctctccactgtcctggaACAGTACACAAACCGCGTGAAAGCTACAGCAGTCTCTAAACACATTATACCTGTAGCTCCTCCCTCCAGCACTGCCTGCTGCTGTTACGTAAGTTTGTGCGTGGCCAGCCGTGGGTCAGTGTTTCCACACCTGGAGGCGAGCCGTGTTGGTTGTCAAAACATTGTCTCGCTTTACAACAATGACCAACAGTAATTAGAATGGAAACTGAAGGACTCTTATTGTTCATAATGTATCTATGTCCTCTCTGGCTTTCAGGGTTTTGATTgcatttttacttttactttctaGGACACTGAAATTACATAAATGTCATGATGTaagatataaaatattatttgttCTATCTTAGTTCAGATAGTTCAGAGTAGCATTGTTATGGCGAATCCAGAATCATTTTATTCAGTGAATAGAAACTAAACAAGACATCCACAAGCAGCAGATTCTCTAGTCACTACAGTAGCCTCTGCAGTAAACGCTACACCAAACactaagcaacacacacacacacacacacacacccacacacacactgtgttcagATGACTCTGGAGAGGTTCTGGCCCTCAGCTGGTATGGTTCCAGTGGAACAGTTCTAGAGTTAGCAGTTGCGTGGTATTTTCCAGCAGCACTGCCTAGAACACATCCAGCAGTGTGTAATTTTCTTTTTCCCCCTACATATTTTACAGCACATTTCCATAGCAACACGcctttgtttatgtgtgagccAGGTctgttgtacagtatgttgctgaGTCAAAGCAAAAGCATAACTATTATAGCCTATGTGACTGCCCTGATTaaataaaggataaataaaataaaataaaaatgtaaatatcaTGTGGGTGTAATATCACAACATTGTCTCTGCGTCTGACTTTCTCTTTgcttctctgtctccctgtctgtctcttatgctctctctctctctctctctctctctctctctctctctctctctctctctctcaggacctGATAGAAGACTTGACATCAGAGCTAACTGGGAACTTTGAGAAGGTGGTGGTTGGGCTTATGATGACGGCACCAGAGTATGATGCCTATGAGCTTCACAACGCCATGAAGGTCAGTCACAAGCTCACCGTGTCATTAAGGTCATTGGGCCGGCAGGCTGGGCTACTGAGGTAGTCCCGCTGAATGGCGCTACAATGTTATATTCACATGCACTCTAAAGAAACAGTAAGCACGTAGTCAGAGCAAATAATAATGAGATACAAGTGATACAGTTCTTACAAATGAGATGCAGATGCAGCTAGCATGCAGCAAGATCTCTTCTCAATGAGATACACAGGCAGCTAGCATTTAGCAAGACCCAATGAGATacacaggcagctagcatgTAGCCAAACCTCTCCCCAATGAGTTACACAGGGAGCTAGCATGTAGCCAGATCTCTCCCCAATGAGATACATGGGGAACTAGCATATAGCCAGAACTCTCCCAAGTACTGTAAGATACAAAGGAGAggcaccattttaacaaacatCATAGAGTTTGTGCAAAGATAAACGGCACCATGTTTATTCAGCAAATGTGTTTCTGCTGACTGGTCTGTCATGTCTGCCACATGTTAATCTAGGCCTTTTAAATCATAGGGCagttccatggaaaattatgtttttgtaacatccataacagctataaaatgtgatggtatgatgtgaaagattacatgaaatttgagcatttgctttttttggctgaagaatgtatatgagaaaaaatgcacaaaaaatgaatgtaatcattcacatcatacaaatgccaaggcatttcactggcgttatggatgtgacaaaaagtaaaTTTTCTGTGGAATTGCCCCATAATGTTATTATCCTTTCACTTGTGTTGTTGACAAATAATAGCAATGCAGACATACGTGGCTGCAGTCCTGTAAGACTGAACAAagctctctcctccatcctccaggGAGCAGGGACTGAAGAGGCTTGTCTTATCGACATCTTGGCCTCCAGAACAAGCGAGGAAGTGCAGGCCATCAACGCGGCTTACAAGAAGAGTATGtggctttgtgtttgtgcatctatACGGAATAGAGTGTTTAATGTGTTTTATACCTTAATGAATGTATACCATCATTGAGACAGTGGTCATTGCTGGTACCTGGTAGTGTGGCATGCGTGTAAAAGCCATAGGACGGACATTTGGAAAGACAGAAAGGCCATTGTAATATGAACTGTTCTCTCCATGTGGGGTTTGCAAGCCTATGCACCTACCATTTTCAGAGCAGGCTTAGAGGTAGGTACAACAAGCCCCAGATACACATGGGTAGTTTCATAAGTGCAAGCGCTTGACATTATCTACAAACATGTCTGCGTACTTCAAAATATGGGATTATGTtggaataattattattattattattattattattattattattattattattattattattatcattattgacTAAACCTACcctattttaaaaaagaagGACAAAAATACCATTTGTTGATGAGTTTTCATCCTACAATTGAGGTGTTATTTTAAAACCACTTTCATATTAACTCACTTTTACTGTGGGCAGAAAACTGGACCACACCAGGATGTTCTTTAACATGTCCCAATTGTGATTGTCCAAAAAAAGCACAGAACTTTCATGATTTAACGGAAATGACGGGTATTTGAAATAGGCCAAATTTCCGTTAAGCGTAAGTTCAGAAATATAGTTGATTGAACTTGTTTAGTACAGGAAATGCATCAGATATGCGTCAAACTTAGTAACAGCCTACCAACTTCCAGATAAAATGATCTAGTAACTCATAATATAATAACGGATGTAAAACGTGACCACTAAATATTCTGTCCAACAGAGTATGACAAGAGCCTGGAGGACGATATCTGTGGTGACACCTCAGGCATGTTCAAGAGGGTCCTGGTCTCTCTGACCACGGTGAGCACAGCCAGAAATGCACATATAgaaatacatgtacacacacacacacacacacacatacatacatacatacatacatacatacatacatacatacatacatatatatatatatatatatatatatatatatatatatatatatacacatgcacacacacacacacacacacacacacacacacacacacacacacacacacacacacacacacacgtacgtgcaAGAACACGTGCACAACCACACactgtcgcacacacacacacacagtgaaaaacGTGAAAAACATCATTCTTACAGCACAGGTACAGCTCCACCTGGACTTGTCCATGAACACACCTTTATTGACCCTTACGGCCTTGTGTCTGTCATGCAAACATAAGTGAGTTAGTGAGGTTAGTCATTGCTTCCTAGCTATAAGGGCTGGTGGGGCCAGTGCTAATGTCCGCCTTCTGTGTCCACAGTTAATCGGGTAAAACACAGCAAGTGCTGTTGGGTGGGATGACGGGCTAATCTGATTTGATGAAGGACTAATCTGATTTCAGTTTTACTCAAGTTATTGTGGACAGGGTCTGAATGAAAACTGATTTCAGTAGAATTGCTAGAATAGCAAGCTGAATGACTGAATGGTACTGTAGATAGCATCTGTCCCCAGTTGAACCCCCCACCATGATGTAGACTCCTCTGTAGTTATTCTGTAGTATTCCCCAGTTGTGTAGTATTCCCCGGTTGAACCCCCACCATGATGTTGACTCCTCTGTAGTTATTCTGTAGTAATCCCTGGTTGAACCCCCACCATGATGTTGACTCCTCTGTAGTTATTCTGTAGTAATCCTCTGTGGTGTGTGCAAAGTTCTGCTCAAATTCACATTAATGACCTGATGAGGATTTTAAGAAGTCATACATTCTCTATTCTTGGCTGATACACTCACATGTTTAAATGGCAAAGGGCAATCACATGTATGAATGATAAAGGTCAAATTAGTGTAAAGCCTTATGTAATATCCTATTCATATTCTGGGGCGGCCCTTGCTCTACTCAGCGATTTCACAGATGAAGAGAAGGGGAAATCGGTTGCTTTGCacgtgatgtttgtgtgtgtgcgtgtggtgagtgtgttgtgtggtttGTCTTGGGGAGTTCCATTTCCTTTTAAGAGACCATAGTGATCATAAACCCTCCCcgcctccacacaaacacagacgcacataatcacacacgctttggacaaaggcatcTGGCAAATCCCAAAaccatcccataaccataaccaatcacacacacaagtcaactTACAGTCCAGCATAGAGCAGAGTTAGTGGTGGAGCTTTGGTTAATATGACCCCGTTTTCAAAATGGGGACATTGTGGCAGTtgtagagttttgagaatgaaatgttgtcccaccCGTGCCTGATATAGGATGTCAGCTGATCAACAGTGGGATTCCTTAATGGTGCTTTTCTTTCCATGATGCATTTAGCAACGGGGCCATTTTACTATGGAGTCATACTGATGAAATATGtgttgagagaaagtggaatagaacattatgtccaatattccaatatatggtttaatgttctgcattatgtccaatattccaatatgtggtttaatgttctgcatttctcattagtgggtcactttgatactaaaagtatgattctatgtaatgactgtatgatatctgtactgtccctgtgtatatctgtgtgtgactgtgtttagagataagcaggaatattatgactttgcagtgttttactgttctgcatggctgcgtcagtagctatctgctccagattgccaggctgccactaatcagggtctgattcagtgtagtccacgtgacatgggatgaccaacgccatctcccgtcagcctggaaggatacttaaactcttaactatttccttgtctagttagagcagctgatggatctttaggtgaagtcatgctgtctcccttgatgcgcatcattgtaaataaactctgttcctgatttttcatactattggtctgactgggtctctattaaatctatggtatcaaaataaCCATCAGTGTCGAGAGCAGTTTAGGGTTGGgtatattttttgggggcttttatgcctttaattgacaggatagtggagaatgagaGGAAGTGAGTGGCTctttgacttgtgtgtgtgtgacaggccgGCCGTGATCAAAGCAACACTGTGGATGATGCAGCCGCAGCTCAAGATGCCAAGGTGAGTTGTGCCTTAGAAACTGAATAACCGCTCAATCGGAACAAGAATTCTCATATAAACACctcaatcggaataaaaatGCCTGATCCGATTAGAATTTCAATcggaatgaaagaggtggtgtatACCTTTCTTATTCcgattgaacagccatgtataTATGGTCAATATTGGATTGCCTGCTGTATCTTCTCAAAGAAAAAGTAGGCAACAATGGCTAttccgatcaaagattctaaagcgcTTAAGAGCACCTGATCGGAATAGAATATATCCCGTGTAAACAGACGGCACAAATTTTTCGGAATAGTTTATgcggaatgacaaaaaaaaactgtttatgTAAACCCACCTACTGTGGTAAGTTACTGTATATGTGAGCTGATAGACGGATACACAGAAATGTGATGGAAAATCCAACtgaaatgtctctctctctctctccttctccctctgtctatctgtctgtctgtctttctctctctctctctctctctctcgctctctcttttctctctctctctctctctcttttctctctcctctctctcctctctctctctctctctctctctctcctctctctcctctctctctctatatctctatcTCTTCAGGACATCTACGAGGCAGGAGAGGCACGGTGGGGAACAGACGAGGTCAAGTTCCTGACCATTCTGTGTGTGAGGAACAAGAAACATCTTctcaaaggtacacacacacacacacacacacacatatacactcactttctctctctctctctcactcacacacacacacacacacacacacacacacagtcatctgtAGGAAACAtaccaacatacagtacataattAAGCAGACATATGCACACTTACAGACCTTTATTCCACacacatctgaacacacacacacacacacacacacacacacacacacacacacagccactcgtCCACTTGTGTTTCCCACTcgtataaacacacagacatgctgtTGATGTGAACGTCCACTACATCCACCTTCACTAATCCAGTTCAGTTGCACTCTGTGGGAGCAGGAATGCAAATTATGTGAATTATGCAAATTATGTGAGAAGCTAAGTGCCCCAGGCctcgtgtctgtgtctgtgtgtgtgtgtgtgtgtgtatgtgtgtgtgtgtgtgtgagtgtgtgtgtgtgtgtgtgtgtgtgtgtgagcgcgtcaTTCATCCCCTATTTACTCTAACTATGTCTCTCTATGGAGCACCAGCACACCTGCCCACTAATCTGTAAAAATCACCCAGACATGTCAGCAGAATTCAACACAACTCAACACTGACACCTAGTGGTCACATAGGGTGCTAACaatgcctctctctgtcttcctctttgTCCTGGTCTCTTTCTTATTCCCACTCCCTTGTTGATGCAGTGTTTGATGACTATAAGAAGGTGTCTGGGAAGGACATTGAGGACAGCATTAAAAGTGAGATGTCCGGCTGTCTGGAGGACGTCTTCTTGGCCATAGGTGAGTGTCGCTCAGTTCCCTCCTCACTCGAACAGATAGGTTCTACAGCTGTCACTCACATCCTCTCACTGGCTCTCACAGTTGGCCTGTCACATTTGATGTCTGTTGTCGGGTAacaacattattttattttccaccGGTTGAAAGATTAATAGTCTCTCTGAATACTGGCACAGCTACACTGGTGTCATAGTCTCATAGTGTAGTTTGTAACATAGTATTTCTTTTTAACACACGTCTCCTTTGTAATGTAGCTTGAATTTGAATCCTTATtttgtaagtggctttggataaaaacatctgaaataaatacatatgtACACAGAGCTATCAGGCTGCCACATTCACAGCGTTGAACTCTTGTCAGGAAACAACTTCcgtttatgttttatttcaacAGTTCAAATGGGAGCAAATAAaaactgtaaataaaaacaagCCCATTCAGACACAGAGCCATGTAATGATACACACGGTTTCTTACATTGTTGACTGTGAACAGAGATTTGTCAAGATGACAAGTATGCAGTATACAACAGTGAGGCCAGACTGAGATGCACAGAATGAGATGCACTTTCGGTCACTATGTGATTTTTACCACACAGCCTTTGTACCTTTCATATAAAGCTGTTGGTTTGAAATGTCTCTCTGTTTTTTATCTCATCGATACCTTAAAGTTGattggtatttagcagacgcttttatccaaagcatcaGCAGGATCGAGATTTGAACTCAGGCCGACTGATCGTCAGACAGTGACATTACTGCAGACAGTGACATTTGGGCCACATGTGACGGCTTCTTTACTGTTTTCCTCCACAGTGAAATGCATCAGGAACAAGCACGCCTTTTTTGCAGAGCGTCTTTACAAATCCATGAAGGTAAAAATTATTTTCTTGGAATTTATGTTCAGCtttgtggatctgtgtgtgtgtgtctgtttctgtacctgttttatatactgtgtgtgtgtgtgtgtgtgtgtgtgtgtgtgtgtaaaactgaACTGTGTCCATTTGGTTCAGGGTCTGGGTACTACAGACAGCGTTCTGATCAGAATCATGGTGGCCAGGGCTGAGATCGACATGCTGGACATCAAAGCAGAGTTCAAGAAAAACTACGGCAAGACCCTCTACTCTTTCATCAAGGTGAGACACCAGACTGCAGCAAACAGCCAATCAGCAGAGGCCTGAGGGCTCAAACATTAAGATACAGCCAATCAGCAGAGGCCTGAGGGCTCAAACATCAAGAGACAGCCAATCAGCAGAGGCCTGAGGGCTCAGCTCACATGTAAATATCAAGATACAGCCAATCAGACCGCAGTCCATAGTTCACCAAGTTCACCAGCAGAGTGAGTTACAGTACACATCTCTTGTACACAACAGGCCATCGCATCGTGATGTTCCCCCAAGGTGGGCATGTTGATGAAGCAGCCTTAATCCATAGCATCAAGCACCACTGCATACAGAAAAGGTTAATGTCTTGTTGTTCAGGGTGTGTTTTCTGTCCTGCTGAAAGAGCCCAATGTTGTGTTGTTGCCAGGGTGACACGTCGGGCGACTATCGTAAGATCCTGCTGGAGTTGTGTGGCGAAGATAAGTAGAAGATCATATGGAGGTCGTTGATGTCTGAGTGAGCCATTAGTGCCTCGTCTGAAAGATGACACCCCAGAACCTTTCCGCCGGCCCGCCAGAGGTCCACTTATTTCCAAAGATTTGTCAATTCCGTGCAggcttttttatgtttttagtATACCAGCTAGACTAAACCACATGCTATTTTGTACTAatgagtttgtgagatattttgATAATGAAAGAGTTTTCCACGCGTGAGTGCTGAAGGTAAGAAAGCCGACCAAACAGCTGTTGTTAGTCTACTGCCTGTAATTACTGTTTCAGTAAAAGTTTTGTTTTTAATCCCCACATGGTGTCTGTGGTCTGTTGTTTAATCCCCACATGGTGTCTGTGGTTTGTTGTTTAATCCCCACATGGTGTCTGTGGTCTGTTGTTCACAGGGTTCCACGTTACCTCTACTCTCATTTCTTAAAGTGTTAAGGTGAAGCTGGTTAATGTATGATAAAGTAACATTTTGCATATGTCCAGTGGTAAATGTTAACTATGTGATAACTGTTATGTATGTGATTGGTTTCTTTAAAACGATTGTTTTCCTTCCAGTGGTGTCATTTTTATTATACAGTAGCTCACAATGGGATATTAGCGCACTCTaagctctctcactcactcacacacacagatgcacacacttacacacacacaccctgtaaaacttcaaatatatAACCCTTAAAATAAATTAAGCACTACTGATAGCTGAGGCTTCCTTTAAATGTTAATCAATTATTCCAAATCAGTTATTCAAAGCTAAAATGAACTAACAAAACGGTGAAATGGTAAAATGGCTTAAATTTCTATATGAAATACATGAAGGCATCTTAAGTGTCACACACAATCAGAAACTATTAAAGGCAATTAACATTGCAATAACAGAGAGTGTGACAAAAATAGTGGAGGAATGCCTCCTCTGTGGAAATACTACACTTAACCTGTAAGCTATGCATTTCCCCCAGAATCCCCACCTTGTTATGTACACCAAAGATGTCATATTTTTCTGGTGAATTGGTGGTGAATGAAGCTGTATTGTTTTGTGTTACTATACATCTGTAGCATAGTTCAACCAGCAGTCTTGAGTATTCAAAAATGAGGGACAAGTACAAGTAAAATTCTAAAAACATTTGAATTGATTAAAGAAACCATACAATACAATGCTGTGGACTTGGACCACTTTCACATTTCACTACAGGTTGTATACTGTTTAGAACTCTCTATTGAGATTTGATTAAGGAAGTCAACGTAAGTTAAAAAGGACAAAGGGTTTTGGGTCTGCAAATTTGAGAAATTGTCAATATTGTGCTTGTTTTTTTCTACTCATAGGGAGGTGCCTAGCCTGATATATCCTCTCCATGTAGTTTTCAACCCTATGGTCATATACTGGTCAAATGTTCactgaaaaaaaacaacccTGGTTTGGTAATGGGGTAAAGCTGCCACAAGATGGTGCCCTTAGAAAagaactag
The Alosa alosa isolate M-15738 ecotype Scorff River chromosome 12, AALO_Geno_1.1, whole genome shotgun sequence DNA segment above includes these coding regions:
- the anxa4 gene encoding annexin A4, producing the protein MAGRGTITAASPFSAEDDVQKLRAAMKGAGTNEATIIEVLAHRTIEQRQRIKDAYKQSVGKDLIEDLTSELTGNFEKVVVGLMMTAPEYDAYELHNAMKGAGTEEACLIDILASRTSEEVQAINAAYKKKYDKSLEDDICGDTSGMFKRVLVSLTTAGRDQSNTVDDAAAAQDAKDIYEAGEARWGTDEVKFLTILCVRNKKHLLKVFDDYKKVSGKDIEDSIKSEMSGCLEDVFLAIVKCIRNKHAFFAERLYKSMKGLGTTDSVLIRIMVARAEIDMLDIKAEFKKNYGKTLYSFIKGDTSGDYRKILLELCGEDK